The proteins below are encoded in one region of Chitinophagales bacterium:
- a CDS encoding bifunctional (p)ppGpp synthetase/guanosine-3',5'-bis(diphosphate) 3'-pyrophosphohydrolase: protein MNEAEALALEQIEADKKIILKHYRALLRSLKKNYTIADRKHIRQAFELALEAHKEMRRKSGEPYILHPIAVAQIATEEMGLDATSVICALLHDVVEDTEITLDEIERTFNKEIAKIVDGLTKISGISDLNSSIQAENFRKLLLTLNDDIRVILVKLADRLHNMRTLDSLKREKQLKIVSETTYLYAPLAHRMGLYAIKTEMEDLSLKYTDPDMYRDIAKKLAETKRERTKFINDFIRPLKGELEKRGFNFTIYGRPKSIFSIYNKIKYKSVPFEEIYDLFAIRILVHASPEKEKSECWGVYSAITDIYRPNPDRLRDWLSNPKANGYEALHTTVMSSQGKWVEIQIRTDRMHEIAEKGFAAHWKYKEAVAGNDKEISTDNALDEWLAKISNVLSNPDSNAIDLVSEFKTELVSDEIFVFTPKGDLKRLRKGATSLDFAFEIHSEIGKKCIGAKVNHKLVPLSHILKNGDQVEILTSNKQQPNEDWLNYVATAKARSVIKQSLKDEQRKIAVHGKELLEKKLKHLKIEDSEATLILLMSYFKALSSLELYFNIATKKINLEELNSLEVIAGKLKLPRPVEKTANDFDDAIKQTLQKNAELLIMGESSDKIDYKFATCCNPVPGDDVFGFITVSEGIKIHRTSCPNAVQLMAKYSYRVVKTRWTKQHQIAFLTGIKINGIDDVGLVNKITNIITAQLNLNMRSLSFDSTDGIFEGNIMVYVHDTIELEDLIARLKALDGVLEVTRIDDETK, encoded by the coding sequence ATGAACGAAGCAGAAGCACTAGCATTAGAACAGATTGAAGCAGATAAGAAAATTATACTGAAACACTACCGCGCACTCCTGCGTTCCCTAAAAAAAAATTACACCATTGCCGATAGAAAACATATTAGGCAGGCCTTTGAATTGGCACTAGAAGCGCACAAAGAAATGCGCAGAAAAAGTGGAGAGCCATATATTCTTCATCCCATTGCCGTAGCGCAAATTGCCACCGAAGAAATGGGATTAGATGCTACTTCTGTTATTTGTGCTTTACTGCACGATGTGGTAGAAGATACAGAAATTACCTTAGATGAAATAGAGCGTACCTTTAATAAAGAAATTGCCAAAATAGTTGATGGGCTTACAAAAATTTCAGGCATTTCGGATTTAAATAGTTCCATACAAGCCGAAAATTTCAGAAAACTGCTGCTTACCCTCAACGATGATATTCGCGTAATCTTAGTAAAGCTTGCAGACCGCTTACACAATATGCGCACCCTCGATTCGCTCAAGCGCGAAAAGCAACTAAAGATAGTATCGGAAACTACCTACCTCTACGCTCCGTTGGCTCACCGCATGGGTTTGTATGCCATTAAAACGGAAATGGAAGATTTGTCGCTTAAATATACCGACCCGGATATGTATCGCGACATTGCCAAAAAATTGGCAGAAACCAAACGCGAGCGCACCAAGTTTATCAACGATTTTATTCGTCCGCTAAAAGGCGAACTAGAAAAACGCGGTTTCAACTTTACCATTTATGGTCGCCCGAAATCTATATTCAGCATTTACAATAAAATAAAATACAAAAGTGTTCCGTTTGAAGAAATTTACGACCTCTTTGCCATTAGAATACTAGTACACGCCAGTCCCGAAAAAGAAAAAAGCGAATGCTGGGGCGTATATTCCGCCATTACCGATATTTACCGCCCCAACCCAGACCGCCTGCGCGATTGGCTCAGCAATCCAAAAGCCAATGGTTATGAAGCCTTGCACACCACCGTAATGAGTTCGCAAGGCAAATGGGTAGAAATTCAAATCCGCACCGACCGCATGCACGAGATTGCCGAAAAAGGATTTGCAGCACACTGGAAATACAAAGAAGCAGTAGCTGGAAACGATAAAGAAATTTCTACCGATAATGCGCTAGATGAATGGCTCGCCAAGATATCGAACGTACTGAGCAATCCAGATTCTAATGCAATAGACTTGGTAAGCGAATTTAAAACCGAATTGGTAAGCGATGAAATTTTTGTATTTACCCCAAAAGGCGATTTAAAACGTTTGCGCAAAGGTGCTACCTCACTCGACTTTGCTTTTGAAATACATAGCGAAATAGGCAAGAAATGTATTGGCGCAAAAGTAAACCACAAGCTAGTGCCACTCAGCCACATACTTAAAAATGGCGACCAAGTAGAAATCCTAACTTCAAACAAACAACAACCCAACGAAGACTGGCTAAACTATGTAGCAACCGCAAAAGCCCGCTCCGTAATTAAGCAATCGCTTAAAGATGAACAGCGCAAAATTGCAGTTCACGGAAAAGAGCTACTAGAAAAGAAACTCAAGCACCTAAAAATTGAAGATAGCGAAGCTACATTAATACTGCTCATGAGCTACTTCAAAGCCCTCTCCTCTTTAGAACTGTATTTCAATATTGCCACTAAAAAAATAAACCTCGAAGAACTCAACTCATTAGAAGTTATTGCAGGAAAATTGAAACTACCGCGCCCGGTAGAAAAAACTGCAAACGACTTTGATGATGCTATAAAACAAACCTTACAGAAAAATGCAGAGTTGCTTATTATGGGCGAAAGCAGCGATAAAATCGACTACAAATTCGCTACCTGCTGCAACCCTGTGCCGGGCGATGATGTGTTTGGCTTTATTACCGTAAGCGAAGGTATAAAAATACACCGCACCAGCTGCCCCAATGCCGTACAATTAATGGCTAAATACAGCTATCGCGTTGTAAAAACCCGCTGGACAAAACAACACCAAATTGCATTCCTTACCGGTATTAAAATAAATGGTATTGACGATGTGGGCTTGGTAAACAAGATTACCAATATTATTACGGCTCAGCTAAACTTAAATATGCGCAGCCTTTCCTTCGATAGTACCGATGGCATTTTTGAAGGAAACATTATGGTGTATGTGCACGACACCATAGAACTCGAAGATTTAATTGCCCGCCTAAAGGCATTAGACGGTGTACTTGAGGTTACGAGAATAGATGACGAAACAAAGTAG
- a CDS encoding alkaline phosphatase family protein: MKKLYTLLSLVLCFSLAHASQNRKVLIIGIDGTRSDALQKANTPNIDTLLPNALYSYDSWHTAITWSGPSWASILTGVYWNKHGVSSNLFLGSKFAQYPPLPTLAKQIKPNLHCAIVAEWSPLIDNITNASWNSAVKTPDTETWITADSAVAQLEKPDIDLLFAYFDQVDVTGHSIGFSPDSAQYIGAIETVDSAVGKVLGALYARPSYAQENWLVLVVTDHGGSSVIHGGNSLVERHIWWIAAGSVVPHTQITKADPGTYNCNNNLVFDKLCVNESLMRQSPVHTDVAVTALHHLLFDTLNPETKAEWELDGKSWLLPVTAIKETASITDVSIQPNPSNGMFTIGNLQLAVEEKLPMEIFSLEGKKVFSEVPQTAELLVDLHALKSGVYILKAGTAVKKIVVE; encoded by the coding sequence ATGAAAAAGCTTTATACACTCTTGAGTTTAGTGCTTTGTTTTTCGCTTGCGCATGCTTCGCAAAATCGCAAAGTTCTTATTATTGGAATTGATGGAACCCGAAGCGATGCCCTACAAAAAGCTAACACGCCTAATATAGATACTTTACTGCCCAATGCACTTTATAGTTACGATTCATGGCACACTGCCATTACATGGAGTGGCCCATCGTGGGCAAGTATTTTAACCGGGGTATATTGGAATAAGCATGGTGTAAGCAGTAATCTTTTTCTTGGAAGTAAGTTTGCGCAGTATCCGCCACTGCCCACTTTGGCTAAGCAAATAAAGCCTAACTTACATTGTGCTATTGTGGCGGAGTGGTCTCCGCTTATTGATAACATTACCAATGCATCGTGGAATAGTGCTGTAAAAACGCCCGATACCGAAACATGGATTACCGCAGATAGTGCAGTAGCCCAGTTAGAAAAACCAGATATAGATTTGCTGTTTGCATATTTCGATCAAGTAGATGTAACGGGGCATTCTATCGGGTTTTCTCCAGATTCTGCGCAATATATTGGTGCTATTGAAACTGTGGACAGTGCAGTAGGTAAAGTATTGGGAGCACTCTATGCACGCCCCAGCTATGCGCAAGAAAACTGGTTGGTTTTGGTAGTTACCGATCACGGAGGTTCATCAGTTATACATGGTGGAAATTCGTTGGTAGAACGGCATATTTGGTGGATAGCTGCCGGAAGTGTAGTGCCGCATACGCAAATAACTAAAGCCGATCCGGGAACTTACAACTGCAATAATAACTTGGTATTCGATAAACTGTGTGTAAATGAAAGTTTAATGCGCCAATCGCCCGTACATACCGATGTGGCGGTAACAGCATTGCACCACTTATTGTTCGATACATTAAATCCTGAAACCAAAGCGGAATGGGAACTCGATGGCAAATCGTGGCTATTGCCAGTAACAGCAATAAAAGAAACAGCGTCTATTACAGATGTTTCAATACAACCCAATCCTAGTAATGGCATGTTTACTATTGGCAATTTGCAGTTGGCTGTAGAGGAGAAATTACCGATGGAAATTTTTTCTTTAGAGGGCAAGAAAGTTTTCTCTGAAGTGCCTCAAACAGCGGAGTTGTTGGTGGATTTACATGCCTTAAAAAGTGGTGTCTATATTCTAAAAGCTGGAACGGCAGTAAAGAAAATTGTAGTTGAATAA
- a CDS encoding thymidine kinase: MFTEPVSQPHNKGWIEVVCGSMFSGKTEELIRRLRRAQIAGKKVEIFKPAIDVRYHETDVVSHNNNAIRSTPVESSQSILLLATGNDVVGIDEAQFLDNALPDVCEQLAKVGIRVIVAGLDMDFGGKPFGPIPNLLAIADHITKVHAICVKCGDIAHFSYRLHESEAKVLLGEKDLYEPRCRSCYYSGS; this comes from the coding sequence ATGTTTACAGAGCCGGTTTCGCAACCGCATAACAAAGGTTGGATAGAAGTAGTTTGCGGTAGTATGTTTTCGGGCAAAACAGAAGAGCTTATACGCAGACTCAGGCGTGCACAAATTGCCGGTAAAAAGGTAGAAATATTTAAGCCCGCAATTGATGTGCGCTATCACGAAACCGATGTGGTAAGTCATAACAACAATGCCATTCGTTCTACTCCGGTAGAAAGTTCGCAAAGCATATTGCTATTAGCAACCGGAAACGATGTGGTGGGTATAGACGAAGCTCAGTTCTTAGATAATGCATTGCCCGATGTTTGCGAGCAATTGGCAAAAGTTGGCATAAGAGTGATTGTGGCAGGTTTAGATATGGATTTTGGAGGCAAACCATTTGGTCCCATTCCTAATTTGTTGGCAATTGCAGACCATATTACCAAGGTGCATGCTATTTGCGTAAAGTGTGGTGATATTGCCCATTTTAGTTATCGCCTGCACGAATCGGAAGCTAAAGTACTACTCGGAGAAAAAGACTTATACGAGCCTCGTTGCCGTAGCTGCTATTACTCAGGTAGCTAA
- a CDS encoding sigma-70 family RNA polymerase sigma factor, producing the protein MAEIQNELIRDTFRKEQQRLFNFIKKRVPSTEDAEDVLQDVFFELVNSYRLMKPVEQMASWMFTVARNKITDRFRKKKPESLEGLFALRQEEGERLDISDFLPANGTSADRELMRQVISDALMAALAELPDEQRDVFVMHEFEDKSFNEIAEITGAPLNTLLSRKRYAVMHLRKRLQHLYNDMFTS; encoded by the coding sequence ATGGCTGAGATACAAAACGAACTTATTCGCGATACATTTCGCAAGGAGCAGCAGCGCCTTTTTAATTTTATTAAGAAGCGTGTGCCCAGTACCGAAGATGCCGAAGATGTGCTGCAAGATGTATTTTTTGAATTGGTTAATTCTTACCGATTGATGAAGCCTGTGGAGCAAATGGCTTCTTGGATGTTTACCGTAGCACGCAATAAAATTACCGACCGTTTTCGCAAGAAAAAGCCGGAAAGTTTAGAAGGGCTTTTTGCATTGCGCCAAGAAGAAGGTGAGCGGTTAGATATCAGCGATTTTTTACCAGCCAATGGCACATCGGCAGATAGGGAGTTGATGCGCCAAGTAATTAGCGATGCACTCATGGCTGCATTGGCAGAATTGCCCGATGAGCAGCGCGATGTGTTTGTAATGCATGAGTTTGAAGACAAGAGTTTTAATGAAATAGCTGAAATTACAGGTGCTCCACTTAATACATTGCTCAGTAGAAAGCGCTATGCCGTAATGCACTTGCGCAAGCGTTTGCAACATTTGTATAACGATATGTTTACAAGCTAA
- a CDS encoding T9SS type A sorting domain-containing protein, translating into MNRIGILLIACMLYGNFVLAGEFCKYRSGAKSKAATIVSSQQNTLQNAYDAQFQHLNLHVERTNKNISGSVRTIAKILAPQLDTFAFELHSNLVIDSVVSYGTPLYVRSIAHERRAILPQTMYENDLVDITIYYHGTPPSSGGNLGDGFSNAASPSWGNKVTWSLSEPYAAYEWFPCKQALQDKLDSVWIFVTTDSSNQVAANGLLSNVVALPNGKKRYEWKSAFPIDYYLISIAVGQYVTYHQYAKPKGYSDSILIQNYIYNNPQTLPYFKEFLDSTAAMIKLFSELYGLYPFAKEKYGHAMAPISGGMEHQTMSTMGFFTHGIVAHELGHQWFGDNVTCSSWSDIFINEGFAAYSEYLATEFLFSKTDAQANMLDVHNNVMSEPDGAIWFTDTSDSRIFDARLTYDKGAAVIHSIRYVVNNDSLFFAALKNFQTQYRFSNGSIIDFKTVLEATTALDFTQFFNQWIYGEGYPIFSVQWNSNDSLLQLKNTQTTSAAQTPLFFTPIDYLVKRIGLSDTLLRLEMNQNIQSYTVKIRGKATSISIDPKNWILNTVNTIVKDTSLSFGNTTNIHEPTIQTVAVYPNPASTRLFIETTAENFYVEIMNTAGKIIAKQSAKKGEGINIAALPPLLYIGRVTTQNQAVQFFKFVKQ; encoded by the coding sequence ATGAATCGAATCGGAATATTGCTTATAGCATGTATGCTTTATGGCAATTTTGTATTGGCAGGCGAATTTTGCAAATACAGAAGTGGGGCAAAAAGCAAAGCTGCAACCATAGTTTCTTCGCAGCAAAATACACTTCAAAATGCGTACGATGCTCAATTTCAGCATTTGAATTTACATGTAGAACGAACCAATAAAAATATAAGTGGCTCTGTGCGAACAATTGCCAAAATTTTAGCACCGCAACTAGACACTTTTGCATTTGAACTGCACAGCAACTTAGTTATAGATAGTGTAGTAAGTTATGGAACGCCACTTTATGTAAGATCCATAGCTCACGAAAGGCGTGCAATACTTCCACAAACAATGTATGAAAACGACCTTGTAGATATTACTATATACTACCACGGTACACCGCCTAGCTCTGGCGGCAATTTAGGCGATGGGTTTTCTAATGCCGCTTCGCCCTCGTGGGGAAACAAAGTTACTTGGTCGCTTAGCGAACCTTATGCCGCTTACGAATGGTTTCCGTGCAAACAGGCGCTGCAAGACAAGTTAGATTCTGTATGGATTTTTGTTACCACCGATTCTTCTAATCAGGTTGCTGCCAACGGTTTACTTTCCAATGTAGTTGCCTTACCAAATGGAAAAAAACGCTACGAATGGAAATCGGCATTCCCAATTGATTATTACTTAATATCCATAGCAGTTGGGCAATATGTTACATACCACCAATACGCCAAACCAAAAGGCTATAGCGATTCTATTTTAATACAAAACTACATTTACAACAATCCACAAACACTCCCCTACTTTAAAGAGTTTTTAGACTCTACGGCTGCTATGATAAAACTGTTTTCTGAGTTATATGGTTTGTATCCTTTTGCTAAAGAAAAATACGGCCATGCAATGGCGCCCATATCGGGCGGCATGGAACACCAAACCATGAGCACCATGGGTTTCTTTACACACGGCATTGTGGCCCACGAACTTGGGCATCAGTGGTTTGGCGATAATGTTACTTGCAGTAGCTGGAGCGATATTTTTATCAACGAAGGGTTTGCCGCATACTCCGAATATTTAGCTACTGAATTTTTATTTTCAAAAACCGATGCACAAGCCAATATGTTGGATGTTCACAACAATGTGATGAGCGAACCCGATGGCGCCATTTGGTTTACCGACACCAGCGATAGCCGCATTTTCGATGCCCGTCTTACATACGATAAAGGCGCTGCAGTTATTCATTCTATTCGCTATGTGGTGAATAACGATTCGCTGTTTTTTGCAGCACTAAAAAACTTTCAAACCCAATACCGTTTTAGCAACGGATCCATTATAGATTTTAAAACTGTATTAGAAGCAACTACCGCACTTGATTTTACCCAATTCTTTAACCAATGGATTTATGGCGAAGGCTATCCCATATTTAGCGTGCAATGGAATAGCAACGATAGCCTGCTTCAACTAAAAAATACTCAAACCACTTCGGCTGCTCAAACGCCATTATTTTTTACACCTATTGATTATTTAGTAAAGCGAATAGGACTCAGCGATACACTACTACGTCTCGAAATGAACCAAAACATACAGTCCTATACCGTAAAAATTCGTGGAAAAGCCACATCAATTTCTATTGACCCTAAAAACTGGATACTAAACACCGTAAACACAATAGTAAAAGACACCTCACTTTCATTTGGAAACACTACAAACATTCATGAACCAACCATACAAACAGTGGCAGTATATCCCAATCCCGCATCTACACGTCTTTTCATAGAAACTACAGCCGAAAACTTTTATGTAGAAATCATGAATACAGCGGGCAAAATCATTGCAAAGCAAAGCGCAAAAAAAGGTGAAGGAATCAATATTGCAGCACTTCCACCGTTATTATATATAGGTAGAGTTACTACCCAAAATCAAGCTGTACAATTCTTCAAATTCGTAAAACAATAA
- a CDS encoding CoA-binding protein: MSKRTLVLGASTNTERYSNKAIQLLRSFKHDVIAVGNNAGTVADVHIQTTFPENEPINTLTLYINPSIQKNYYSSILKLHPSRIIFNPGTENPELKRLAEESGIATEEACTLVLLNTGQY; this comes from the coding sequence ATGAGTAAAAGAACTTTAGTATTAGGCGCATCTACTAATACAGAACGCTACAGCAATAAAGCTATACAGTTATTGCGCAGTTTTAAGCACGATGTAATTGCCGTAGGAAATAATGCAGGAACCGTTGCCGATGTACACATACAAACAACTTTCCCTGAAAATGAACCTATAAATACACTCACGCTATACATTAACCCCTCTATTCAAAAAAACTATTACAGCAGTATATTGAAACTGCATCCCTCCAGAATTATTTTTAATCCCGGAACTGAAAATCCCGAGTTAAAAAGATTAGCAGAAGAAAGTGGCATTGCCACCGAAGAAGCCTGCACCCTCGTGCTGCTCAACACCGGGCAGTATTAA
- a CDS encoding SDR family oxidoreductase, with protein MYNQPMLREDALKGKTIIVTGGGTGLGKSMTRYFLQLGANVVVSSRKLDVLENTARELEAETGGKVLAVACDVRDYAQVETMIQKANDTFGEVHVLVNNAAGNFISPTERLSINAFKSVMGIVLDGSINCTLALGKHWIKNNQTNRAILSIVTTYAWTGSAYVVPSACAKAGVLAMTRSLAVEWAKYGIRANAIAPGPFPTKGAWDRLVPEPFRDKFDLSKQVPLRRVGEHQELANLAAYLVSDFSSYINGDVVTIDGGEWLQGAGEFNLFDDVTKDQWDMIEQLTRSAKSV; from the coding sequence ATGTATAACCAACCAATGCTGCGCGAAGATGCGCTAAAAGGAAAAACAATTATTGTTACCGGTGGCGGTACCGGATTAGGAAAATCTATGACTCGCTACTTTCTACAATTAGGTGCCAATGTGGTTGTTAGCAGCCGCAAACTAGATGTGTTAGAAAATACAGCCCGCGAACTCGAAGCTGAAACCGGAGGAAAAGTGCTGGCTGTGGCCTGCGATGTGCGCGACTATGCACAAGTAGAAACCATGATACAAAAAGCCAACGATACTTTTGGCGAAGTACATGTGTTGGTAAACAATGCAGCGGGAAATTTCATTTCTCCCACCGAGCGCTTAAGCATCAACGCATTTAAGTCTGTAATGGGAATTGTGCTCGATGGTAGTATTAACTGCACACTTGCGCTTGGTAAACACTGGATAAAGAACAACCAAACCAATCGCGCTATATTAAGCATTGTTACTACATACGCATGGACAGGCAGCGCTTATGTGGTGCCATCGGCTTGCGCCAAAGCCGGAGTGCTTGCCATGACACGCTCTTTAGCCGTAGAATGGGCAAAGTATGGTATTCGTGCAAATGCCATTGCTCCGGGACCATTCCCAACCAAAGGTGCTTGGGATAGATTAGTACCGGAACCTTTCCGCGATAAGTTCGATTTAAGCAAACAAGTTCCGCTGCGCAGAGTGGGCGAACATCAAGAATTAGCAAATCTTGCAGCCTATTTAGTATCCGATTTTTCGTCTTATATAAATGGCGATGTGGTTACCATCGATGGTGGCGAATGGCTCCAAGGTGCCGGAGAGTTTAATTTGTTTGACGATGTTACCAAAGATCAATGGGATATGATTGAACAACTTACCAGAAGTGCTAAAAGCGTGTAG
- a CDS encoding NAD(P)/FAD-dependent oxidoreductase, producing MEGKKKVAIIGAGPAGLTAAYLLAKAGQEVVVFEKDPTYVGGISRTESYKGYHFDIGGHRFFSKSKEVEDFWTEILGNDMLERPRSSRIFYQKKFYSYPLAAMEALTNLGIIESTLCVLSYLKAKAFPVKNPTNFEDWVSNQFGKRLFNIFFKTYTEKVWGISCKEISADWAAQRIKGLSLSSAIINAVFKPKQSGDKDKVIKTLIDSFRYPKNGPGQMWEACAEKCKAMGVEIRMNDAVKGITFNKTWQVERTNGEPVGNFDYVLSSAPMRELITAISPKMPEKAFQSAASLGYRDFLTVVLICRDEDAFGDNWIYIHDPSVKVGRIQNFKSWSPYMVPDTSMACYGLEYFCFEGDGLWTSSDEDLIALGKKEMAQIGLVKQQAVVDGYVVRQPKAYPVYDHFYKQHVENVKEELKNYPGLYLIGRNGMHKYNNQDHSMMTAMLAARNIIAGKELFDLWNVNEDAEYHEGGNRGAEDMGKISERLVPQTNV from the coding sequence ATGGAAGGAAAAAAGAAAGTTGCCATTATTGGCGCAGGACCCGCAGGCTTAACTGCTGCATACTTATTAGCAAAGGCAGGGCAAGAAGTAGTAGTGTTTGAAAAAGATCCTACTTATGTTGGCGGTATTTCAAGAACCGAATCGTATAAAGGCTACCATTTCGATATTGGAGGACACCGCTTCTTCTCTAAATCAAAAGAAGTAGAAGATTTTTGGACCGAAATTTTAGGCAACGATATGTTGGAGCGCCCGCGCAGTTCCAGAATTTTTTACCAGAAAAAGTTCTATTCATATCCGCTTGCAGCTATGGAGGCACTAACTAATTTAGGTATTATAGAAAGTACACTCTGCGTACTCAGCTACTTAAAGGCAAAAGCTTTTCCGGTTAAAAACCCAACCAATTTCGAAGACTGGGTGAGCAACCAATTTGGTAAACGTTTGTTCAATATATTCTTTAAAACCTATACCGAAAAGGTATGGGGCATTTCTTGCAAAGAAATTAGTGCCGATTGGGCAGCACAGCGTATAAAAGGTCTTTCGCTTAGCAGTGCTATTATAAATGCGGTTTTTAAACCAAAGCAGTCTGGCGATAAAGACAAGGTTATTAAAACCCTGATAGATTCTTTCAGGTATCCTAAAAATGGACCGGGACAAATGTGGGAAGCCTGTGCCGAAAAATGCAAGGCAATGGGTGTAGAAATAAGAATGAACGATGCCGTAAAAGGAATTACATTCAATAAAACATGGCAGGTAGAAAGAACCAATGGCGAACCTGTGGGTAATTTTGATTACGTGCTTTCTTCTGCTCCAATGCGTGAGTTAATTACAGCTATATCTCCCAAAATGCCGGAAAAAGCATTTCAATCTGCTGCCAGTTTAGGCTACCGCGACTTTTTAACCGTGGTGCTTATTTGCCGCGATGAAGATGCCTTTGGCGATAACTGGATATATATACACGACCCAAGCGTAAAAGTGGGAAGAATCCAAAACTTTAAATCATGGAGTCCATACATGGTTCCAGATACGTCTATGGCTTGCTATGGTTTAGAGTATTTTTGTTTTGAAGGTGATGGTTTATGGACAAGCAGCGATGAAGATTTAATTGCACTAGGCAAAAAGGAAATGGCTCAAATTGGATTGGTGAAGCAGCAAGCTGTAGTAGATGGCTATGTAGTGCGCCAACCTAAAGCATATCCGGTGTACGACCATTTCTACAAACAACATGTAGAAAACGTAAAAGAAGAATTAAAAAATTATCCGGGCTTGTATTTAATTGGTCGTAACGGTATGCACAAGTATAATAATCAAGACCACAGCATGATGACTGCTATGCTGGCTGCACGCAATATCATTGCAGGAAAAGAACTTTTTGATCTTTGGAATGTAAACGAAGATGCCGAATATCACGAAGGAGGCAATCGCGGAGCCGAAGATATGGGCAAAATAAGCGAGCGCTTAGTGCCTCAAACGAATGTATAG
- a CDS encoding DUF721 domain-containing protein: MKQHNKVSLGEAIDTFIKENKLKPQLDAMRVKSLWEKLMGKTIVKHTTSVHLKAGKLYLNFSTPALKNEMYYSREKIKELLNTELGEEVINEVLIY; the protein is encoded by the coding sequence GTGAAACAGCACAATAAAGTTTCGTTAGGCGAAGCAATTGATACATTCATAAAAGAAAACAAATTAAAACCTCAGTTAGATGCCATGCGCGTAAAATCGCTATGGGAAAAACTGATGGGAAAAACCATTGTAAAGCACACCACTTCGGTTCATTTAAAAGCAGGAAAACTTTATTTAAACTTCAGCACTCCGGCACTTAAAAACGAAATGTATTACAGCCGCGAAAAAATTAAAGAACTCCTCAATACCGAATTGGGAGAAGAAGTAATAAACGAAGTACTTATCTATTAG
- a CDS encoding acyl-CoA thioesterase, with translation MKLFTEAKFEVRFYDCDPLGIVWHGNYAKFFELGRDTFAQEYNLDFANIFHQYKYSTPLIALDFSFKKPLMYRDIAIVRATYRPTDSAKLIFDYAITREATGERICTGSTTQVFVEQESRLLSLTVPEFYQDWKRRMLV, from the coding sequence TTGAAACTTTTTACAGAAGCAAAATTTGAAGTTCGTTTTTACGATTGCGATCCACTCGGCATTGTGTGGCATGGCAACTACGCCAAATTCTTTGAATTAGGGCGCGATACGTTTGCCCAAGAATATAATCTCGACTTTGCAAACATATTTCATCAGTACAAATATTCCACTCCACTTATTGCATTGGATTTTAGTTTTAAAAAGCCACTGATGTATCGCGATATAGCCATTGTGCGAGCAACTTATCGCCCCACCGATTCTGCAAAGTTGATTTTCGATTATGCCATTACCCGCGAGGCCACCGGAGAGCGCATTTGCACCGGTAGCACCACTCAGGTTTTTGTGGAGCAAGAATCGCGTTTGCTATCGCTTACTGTTCCGGAATTTTATCAAGATTGGAAGAGGAGAATGCTGGTATGA